In the Syngnathus scovelli strain Florida chromosome 16, RoL_Ssco_1.2, whole genome shotgun sequence genome, one interval contains:
- the gaa gene encoding lysosomal alpha-glucosidase isoform X2: MALCVKLGVAVLVASAFYTFFDLGLNLDSKLVRIGESSPRDGLEPPRVSDVRVQASRCLMSPERRFDCARDRALTRRQCEERGCCYFPLNASSNAPLCFYPHSYPGYKMGDLTPTARGQAATLTRASPSYLPQDVATLHLEESQESAGCLRLILKDRWSDRYEVELPARVPQGKISRQDASYAIEYQSNPFGFIVRRVSNGRVIMNSTVAPLLFADQYLQLSTTLASSLVSGLGEHYTSLRLDLNWTSLTLWNRDMAPHAGANLYGSHPFYVVQEGDGLAHGVFLINSNAIEVILQPLPALTWVTTGGILDLYVFMGPDAQTVIRQYLQVIGYPAMPPYWSLGFHLCRWGYNSTNVTRQVAQQMHDANFPMDVQWNDLDYANKGRVFTNDPVRFGDLKETVEEFHQRGLKYVLILDPGISTTSPPGTYHPFEDGIKRDVFIKNASGQLLIGKVWPGATAFPDFTNLETRQWWEDCIVDFYSKVPVDGLWIDMNEPASFVSGSLDGCPETELEKPPYTPRVVGGSLSSFTLCMSARQNASTHYNLHNMYGLTEAFATHSALVKARGKRPFVLSRSSFPSIGRFSGVWTGDVRSNWEQLAYSIPSVLKLSLFGVPLAGADVCGFGGDTAEELCVRWMQLGAFYPFMRNHNDQPYAPQEPFVFGQKAQAAMRSALNLRYSLLPFLYTLFHHAHTSGDTVARPLFMEFPTDPHSQTIDRQFLWGSCLLLSPVLEEGATEVAAYLPPGTWYNLRTGRLAYSTGEYRLLPAPLDTINIHLREGYIVPQQEPALTTTVSRRKPFFLTVALSAKGSAQGDLFWDDGDDIDSFEKGNYSYVVFSARQVVSEPIRLNEALDGLALGGLRVFGVPSPPRYVVANGFRVRDFTYDPDTKLLKVGSLTLPMSKMFAVQWAL, translated from the exons ATGGCTTTATGTGTCAAGCTAGGTGTAGCCGTGCTTGTGGCTtcagcattttacacattcttCGATTTGGGTCTCAATCTCGACAGCAAACTGGTTCGAATTGGCGAGTCCAGCCCCCGGGATGGACTCGAACCACCACGAGTCAGTGACGTGCGAGTCCAGGCTTCCCGGTGCCTCATGTCCCCGGAGAGACGCTTCGACTGTGCCCGGGACCGAGCGCTCACGAGGCGACAGTGTGAAGAGCGGGGTTGTTGTTACTTTCCTCTCAACGCCTCGTCAAATGCTCCGTTATGCTTCTACCCTCATTCGTACCCGGGCTACAAAATGGGCGACCTGACGCCCACTGCACGAGGCCAAGCTGCCACTTTGACCCGCGCCTCGCCGTCTTACCTGCCCCAAGATGTGGCCACTCTTCACCTGGAAGAAAGCCAAGAGTCCGCAGGCTGCCTGCGCCTCATT TTGAAAGATCGATGGTCAGACCGGTATGAAGTTGAACTCCCCGCCAGAGTGCCTCAGGGCAAAATTAGTCGCCAAGATGCCTCGTATGCCATTGAGTACCAGTCCAACCCATTTGGATTCATTGTGAGACGTGTATCCAATGGAAGGGTCAT TATGAATAGCACGGTGGCTCCTCTGCTTTTTGCCGACCAGTACCTGCAGCTGTCCACCACTCTGGCCTCGTCTCTAGTGTCAGGCCTCGGGGAGCATTACACGTCTCTCCGCCTGGACCTTAACTGGACCTCCCTGACTCTCTGGAACAGGGACATGGCTCCTCAC GCTGGTGCAAACCTCTACGGCTCGCACCCATTCTACGTAGTCCAGGAAGGAGACGGACTGGCGCATGGGGTCTTCCTTATCAACAGCAATGCCATCG AAGTGATCTTGCAGCCACTGCCGGCTCTCACGTGGGTGACCACGGGCGGAATCCTTGATCTGTACGTCTTCATGGGTCCCGACGCTCAGACCGTCATACGACAATACCTGCAAGTCATTG GTTATCCGGCGATGCCTCCGTATTGGTCACTGGGCTTCCACCTGTGTCGCTGGGGCTACAATAGCACGAATGTCACCCGGCAGGTGGCTCAGCAGATGCATGACGCTAACTTCCCCATG gaTGTGCAGTGGAATGACCTGGACTACGCAAACAAAGGCAGGGTCTTCACCAATGACCCAGTGCGATTTGGGGACCTCAAAGAGACGGTGGAGGAATTTCATCAACGAGGCTTGAAGTACGTCCTCATCCTG GATCCAGGGATCAGCACCACCAGTCCTCCAGGAACGTACCATCCCTTTGAGGATGGAATCAAACGAGATGTATTCATCAAAAATGCCAGTGGTCAACTCCTAATCGGCAAG GTCTGGCCTGGTGCGACGGCCTTCCCTGACTTTACCAACCTGGAGACCAGACAGTGGTGGGAGGACTGTATTGTGGATTTTTATTCCAAAGTACCAGTGGATGGATTATGGATC GACATGAACGAACCAGCCAGTTTTGTGTCAGGTTCACTGGATGGTTGTCCTGAGACGGAGCTTGAGAAGCCACCATACACGCCCA GGGTGGTCGGGGGCAGCTTGAGCTCTTTCACTCTCTGCATGTCAGCTCGGCAAAACGCGTCCACTCACTACAACCTGCACAACATGTATGGACTGACTGAAGCGTTTGCCACTCACAG TGCTCTAGTGAAAGCACGCGGGAAGAGGCCCTTTGTCCTGTCTCGTTCTTCCTTCCCGAGCATCGGCCGCTTCTCCGGAGTGTGGACGGGAGATGTGAGGAGCAACTGGGAGCAACTTGCATACTCCATCCCTT CCGTGCTGAAGTTGAGCCTCTTCGGGGTGCCCCTGGCGGGCGCCGACGTCTGCGGCTTCGGAGGCGACACTGCGGAGGAGTTGTGCGTGCGCTGGATGCAGCTCGGGGCCTTCTATCCGTTTATGAGGAACCATAACGATCAGCCGTACGCT CCTCAGGAGCCTTTCGTCTTCGGGCAGAAGGCCCAGGCGGCCATGCGGAGCGCGCTGAATCTTCGTTACTCTCTGCTACCCTTCCTCTACACGCTCttccatcacgcacacacctctGGGGACACGGTGGCCAGGCCTCTCTTCATGGA GTTTCCCACCGATCCTCACTCTCAGACCATAGACCGACAGTTCCTCTGGGGGAGTTGTCTCCTTCTCAGCCCCGTGTTGGAGGAGGGCGCAACAGAGGTGGCCGCCTATCTGCCTCCCGGGACTTGGTACAACCTGCGCACT GGTCGGCTGGCGTACAGTACGGGTGAGTATCGGCTTCTGCCTGCCCCCCTGGATACCATCAACATCCACTTGAGGGAGGGCTACATTGTCCCCCAGCAG GAGCCAGCTTTAACGACAACGGTCTCACGTAGGAAGCCTTTCTTCCTGACGGTGGCGCTGTCAGCGAAAGGCTCGGCCCAGGGCGACTTGTTCTGGGATGACGGCGACGACATCGATAGTTTTGAAAAAGGAAATTACTCTTACGTGGTCTTCAGTGCCAGACAG GTTGTGAGTGAGCCCATCCGGCTAAACGAAGCCCTGGATGGTCTGGCGCTGGGAGGACTGCGGGTGTTTGGCGTGCCCTCACCGCCCCGATACGTGGTGGCCAATGGCTTCAGAGTGAGGGATTTTACGTATGACCCTGACACAAAG CTTTTAAAAGTCGGCAGTTTGACCTTGCCCATGTCAAAGATGTTTGCGGTTCAGTGGGCACTGTGA
- the galcb gene encoding galactocerebrosidase yields MAYRIHVFFFISVSFFLVSCFSQTYYLNDTEGQVFDGIGGLSGGGATTRLLVNYAEPYRSQILDYLFKPNFGASLHILKVEIGGDAQTTDGTEPSHMHYEDDENYFRGYEWWLMKEAKKRNPNITLIGLPWAFPAWVGRGKQWPYEFPDITATYVVKWILGAKQFHQLNIDYVGIWNERRFDSKYIKLLRYNLDKSGLESVRIIANDNLWEPISQSLLLDPELSNAVDVIGAHYPGTTTVMEALKTRKTLWSSEDYSTFNDDVGGGCWARILNQNYVNGFMTATICWNLVASYYEALPFGRDGLMTAAQPWSGNYVVESPIWMTAHTSQFTKPGWTYLKTVGHLANGGSYVALTDGKGNLTVIIETMTHNHSLCIRPPLPPYSVMSQNATFQLEGPFSSIKELQVWGSRFNFKTTKPTLFQRQSPLKLKKGKFTISLSEDEVYTVTTLTTGQKGNHPDPPASSPFPKDYTDDFNVREAAFSEAPNFADQTGVFEYYTNQTDSGLHTFTLRQVLTERPITWAADADQTISVIGDYTWHDLNVECDVFMERVKTGGVFIAARVDKGGQTIRSARGVFFWVFADGTYKVTNDLAGQSVLDEGPSGTRAGAWHTLSLSVKGQLASGKLNGYPLWTGAVVLTPKNGWVAIGTRSFELAQFDNFAVKAGGQESLLSKPYVTIV; encoded by the coding sequence ATGGCGTACagaatacatgtttttttttttatatcagtaAGCTTTTTTCTTGTTTCGTGCTTTTCACAAACCTATTATCTTAACGACACAGAGGGACAAGTGTTTGATGGAATCGGAGGATTGAGTGGTGGAGGTGCGACGACACGTTTACTCGTCAATTATGCGGAGCCCTACCGAAGCCAGATCCTCGATTACCTTTTTAAGCCAAATTTTGGTGCCTCTTTGCACATCCTTAAGGTTGAAATTGGAGGGGACGCTCAAACTACTGATGGGACGGAGCCGTCGCACATGCACTATGAGGATGATGAGAACTACTTCCGAGGGTATGAGTGGTGGCTGATGAAAGAGGCAAAGAAGAGGAACCCAAACATCACGCTTATCGGCTTGCCTTGGGCATTTCCCGCTTGGGTGGGCCGCGGAAAGCAGTGGCCTTACGAATTCCCAGACATCACTGCAACATACGTAGTGAAGTGGATCCTTGGCGCAAAGCAGTTCCACCAGCTCAACATTGACTATGTTGGCATTTGGAATGAACGCAGGTTTGACAGCAAGTACATCAAGCTACTGCGGTACAATTTGGACAAGAGTGGCCTGGAGAGTGTTAGGATCATAGCCAATGACAACCTCTGGGAGCCCATTTCCCAGTCTCTTCTGCTGGATCCAGAGCTcagcaatgctgtggatgtgatAGGGGCCCACTACCCCGGTACAACCACGGTCATGGAGGCCCTGAAGACGAGGAAGACACTATGGTCTTCGGAGGACTACAGCACGTTCAACGACGATGTCGGAGGAGGCTGTTGGGCGCGCATTCTCAATCAAAACTACGTTAACGGATTCATGACTGCTACCATTTGCTGGAATCTCGTTGCCAGCTACTACGAGGCGCTGCCGTTTGGCAGAGATGGTCTTATGACGGCGGCCCAACCCTGGAGTGGCAACTATGTTGTGGAGTCGCCCATCTGGATGACAGCACACACGTCGCAGTTCACCAAGCCAGGCTGGACCTACCTGAAGACTGTTGGACATTTGGCAAATGGCGGAAGTTATGTGGCCCTGACTGACGGCAAGGGAAATCTTACAGTTATCATAGAAACCATGACCCATAATCACTCCTTGTGCATAAGACCTCCGCTCCCTCCGTACTCGGTGATGTCACAAAACGCAACCTTTCAGCTGGAAGGCCCTTTTTCCTCCATCAAGGAGTTACAAGTATGGGGCTCCCGCTTTAATTTTAAGACAACAAAGCCAACTTTGTTTCAGCGTCAAAGTCCTTTGAAGCTCAAGAAGGGCAAATTCACAATAAGTCTTTCCGAAGATGAGGTTTACACGGTGACCACGTTGACGACAGGACAGAAGGGCAACCACCCAGATCCACCTGCTTCATCTCCCTTCCCAAAGGACTACACGGATGACTTCAATGTCCGAGAAGCTGCCTTCTCAGAAGCTCCAAACTTCGCCGACCAGACTGGAGTGTTTGAATATTACACCAACCAGACAGATTCTGGGCTTCATACATTCACTTTGCGTCAAGTTCTGACCGAGCGACCCATCACTTGGGCAGCGGATGCGGACCAGACTATAAGCGTTATCGGTGACTACACATGGCATGACCTGAATGTCGAATGTGATGTCTTTATGGAACGTGTAAAGACTGGAGGTGTTTTCATTGCAGCCCGGGTTGATAAAGGAGGGCAGACAATCCGCAGCGCCAGGGGAGTGTTCTTCTGGGTCTTTGCCGATGGAACGTACAAAGTGACTAATGACCTCGCGGGTCAAAGCGTTCTGGACGAAGGACCGTCCGGTACACGAGCCGGTGCCTGGCACACGCTGTCGCTCAGCGTAAAGGGCCAGTTGGCGTCGGGGAAGCTGAATGGTTATCCATTGTGGACGGGTGCCGTGGTGCTAACCCCAAAGAATGGCTGGGTGGCCATTGGGACGCGCTCCTTTGAACTGGCCCAGTTTGATAACTTTGCTGTGAAGGCAGGAGGACAAGAGTCCCTCCTGAGCAAGCCTTATGTTACGATCGTTTGA
- the gaa gene encoding lysosomal alpha-glucosidase isoform X1 produces MALCVKLGVAVLVASAFYTFFDLGLNLDSKLVRIGESSPRDGLEPPRVSDVRVQASRCLMSPERRFDCARDRALTRRQCEERGCCYFPLNASSNAPLCFYPHSYPGYKMGDLTPTARGQAATLTRASPSYLPQDVATLHLEESQESAGCLRLILKDRWSDRYEVELPARVPQGKISRQDASYAIEYQSNPFGFIVRRVSNGRVIMNSTVAPLLFADQYLQLSTTLASSLVSGLGEHYTSLRLDLNWTSLTLWNRDMAPHAGANLYGSHPFYVVQEGDGLAHGVFLINSNAIEVILQPLPALTWVTTGGILDLYVFMGPDAQTVIRQYLQVIGYPAMPPYWSLGFHLCRWGYNSTNVTRQVAQQMHDANFPMDVQWNDLDYANKGRVFTNDPVRFGDLKETVEEFHQRGLKYVLILDPGISTTSPPGTYHPFEDGIKRDVFIKNASGQLLIGKVWPGATAFPDFTNLETRQWWEDCIVDFYSKVPVDGLWIDMNEPASFVSGSLDGCPETELEKPPYTPRVVGGSLSSFTLCMSARQNASTHYNLHNMYGLTEAFATHSALVKARGKRPFVLSRSSFPSIGRFSGVWTGDVRSNWEQLAYSIPSVLKLSLFGVPLAGADVCGFGGDTAEELCVRWMQLGAFYPFMRNHNDQPYAPQEPFVFGQKAQAAMRSALNLRYSLLPFLYTLFHHAHTSGDTVARPLFMEFPTDPHSQTIDRQFLWGSCLLLSPVLEEGATEVAAYLPPGTWYNLRTGRLAYSTGEYRLLPAPLDTINIHLREGYIVPQQEPALTTTVSRRKPFFLTVALSAKGSAQGDLFWDDGDDIDSFEKGNYSYVVFSARQSQVVSEPIRLNEALDGLALGGLRVFGVPSPPRYVVANGFRVRDFTYDPDTKLLKVGSLTLPMSKMFAVQWAL; encoded by the exons ATGGCTTTATGTGTCAAGCTAGGTGTAGCCGTGCTTGTGGCTtcagcattttacacattcttCGATTTGGGTCTCAATCTCGACAGCAAACTGGTTCGAATTGGCGAGTCCAGCCCCCGGGATGGACTCGAACCACCACGAGTCAGTGACGTGCGAGTCCAGGCTTCCCGGTGCCTCATGTCCCCGGAGAGACGCTTCGACTGTGCCCGGGACCGAGCGCTCACGAGGCGACAGTGTGAAGAGCGGGGTTGTTGTTACTTTCCTCTCAACGCCTCGTCAAATGCTCCGTTATGCTTCTACCCTCATTCGTACCCGGGCTACAAAATGGGCGACCTGACGCCCACTGCACGAGGCCAAGCTGCCACTTTGACCCGCGCCTCGCCGTCTTACCTGCCCCAAGATGTGGCCACTCTTCACCTGGAAGAAAGCCAAGAGTCCGCAGGCTGCCTGCGCCTCATT TTGAAAGATCGATGGTCAGACCGGTATGAAGTTGAACTCCCCGCCAGAGTGCCTCAGGGCAAAATTAGTCGCCAAGATGCCTCGTATGCCATTGAGTACCAGTCCAACCCATTTGGATTCATTGTGAGACGTGTATCCAATGGAAGGGTCAT TATGAATAGCACGGTGGCTCCTCTGCTTTTTGCCGACCAGTACCTGCAGCTGTCCACCACTCTGGCCTCGTCTCTAGTGTCAGGCCTCGGGGAGCATTACACGTCTCTCCGCCTGGACCTTAACTGGACCTCCCTGACTCTCTGGAACAGGGACATGGCTCCTCAC GCTGGTGCAAACCTCTACGGCTCGCACCCATTCTACGTAGTCCAGGAAGGAGACGGACTGGCGCATGGGGTCTTCCTTATCAACAGCAATGCCATCG AAGTGATCTTGCAGCCACTGCCGGCTCTCACGTGGGTGACCACGGGCGGAATCCTTGATCTGTACGTCTTCATGGGTCCCGACGCTCAGACCGTCATACGACAATACCTGCAAGTCATTG GTTATCCGGCGATGCCTCCGTATTGGTCACTGGGCTTCCACCTGTGTCGCTGGGGCTACAATAGCACGAATGTCACCCGGCAGGTGGCTCAGCAGATGCATGACGCTAACTTCCCCATG gaTGTGCAGTGGAATGACCTGGACTACGCAAACAAAGGCAGGGTCTTCACCAATGACCCAGTGCGATTTGGGGACCTCAAAGAGACGGTGGAGGAATTTCATCAACGAGGCTTGAAGTACGTCCTCATCCTG GATCCAGGGATCAGCACCACCAGTCCTCCAGGAACGTACCATCCCTTTGAGGATGGAATCAAACGAGATGTATTCATCAAAAATGCCAGTGGTCAACTCCTAATCGGCAAG GTCTGGCCTGGTGCGACGGCCTTCCCTGACTTTACCAACCTGGAGACCAGACAGTGGTGGGAGGACTGTATTGTGGATTTTTATTCCAAAGTACCAGTGGATGGATTATGGATC GACATGAACGAACCAGCCAGTTTTGTGTCAGGTTCACTGGATGGTTGTCCTGAGACGGAGCTTGAGAAGCCACCATACACGCCCA GGGTGGTCGGGGGCAGCTTGAGCTCTTTCACTCTCTGCATGTCAGCTCGGCAAAACGCGTCCACTCACTACAACCTGCACAACATGTATGGACTGACTGAAGCGTTTGCCACTCACAG TGCTCTAGTGAAAGCACGCGGGAAGAGGCCCTTTGTCCTGTCTCGTTCTTCCTTCCCGAGCATCGGCCGCTTCTCCGGAGTGTGGACGGGAGATGTGAGGAGCAACTGGGAGCAACTTGCATACTCCATCCCTT CCGTGCTGAAGTTGAGCCTCTTCGGGGTGCCCCTGGCGGGCGCCGACGTCTGCGGCTTCGGAGGCGACACTGCGGAGGAGTTGTGCGTGCGCTGGATGCAGCTCGGGGCCTTCTATCCGTTTATGAGGAACCATAACGATCAGCCGTACGCT CCTCAGGAGCCTTTCGTCTTCGGGCAGAAGGCCCAGGCGGCCATGCGGAGCGCGCTGAATCTTCGTTACTCTCTGCTACCCTTCCTCTACACGCTCttccatcacgcacacacctctGGGGACACGGTGGCCAGGCCTCTCTTCATGGA GTTTCCCACCGATCCTCACTCTCAGACCATAGACCGACAGTTCCTCTGGGGGAGTTGTCTCCTTCTCAGCCCCGTGTTGGAGGAGGGCGCAACAGAGGTGGCCGCCTATCTGCCTCCCGGGACTTGGTACAACCTGCGCACT GGTCGGCTGGCGTACAGTACGGGTGAGTATCGGCTTCTGCCTGCCCCCCTGGATACCATCAACATCCACTTGAGGGAGGGCTACATTGTCCCCCAGCAG GAGCCAGCTTTAACGACAACGGTCTCACGTAGGAAGCCTTTCTTCCTGACGGTGGCGCTGTCAGCGAAAGGCTCGGCCCAGGGCGACTTGTTCTGGGATGACGGCGACGACATCGATAGTTTTGAAAAAGGAAATTACTCTTACGTGGTCTTCAGTGCCAGACAG TCACAGGTTGTGAGTGAGCCCATCCGGCTAAACGAAGCCCTGGATGGTCTGGCGCTGGGAGGACTGCGGGTGTTTGGCGTGCCCTCACCGCCCCGATACGTGGTGGCCAATGGCTTCAGAGTGAGGGATTTTACGTATGACCCTGACACAAAG CTTTTAAAAGTCGGCAGTTTGACCTTGCCCATGTCAAAGATGTTTGCGGTTCAGTGGGCACTGTGA